A stretch of Aeromicrobium tamlense DNA encodes these proteins:
- a CDS encoding TetR/AcrR family transcriptional regulator has translation MPRSVDPQRHGARRAVIVAAAAAQFAQLGYDRATTAGICRAAGISSGTFFHYFPSKLDVLVAVLTTELESLRESLEQVAREASGLAAVLAHAARIEAEMADDSYVTFVNGLLGVVGEPEVAAALAAESEMVERFLAEHLGRGRRDGDVREDVDLADLVTWVGWLVDGASQGALQRPTGAASPLAAAILALVATRPGVLEPD, from the coding sequence GTGCCTCGATCCGTGGACCCCCAGCGCCATGGCGCGCGTCGTGCCGTCATCGTCGCCGCCGCGGCGGCCCAGTTCGCCCAGCTCGGCTACGACCGTGCGACGACGGCCGGCATCTGCCGGGCCGCCGGCATCTCGTCCGGCACGTTCTTCCACTACTTCCCCAGCAAGCTCGACGTCCTGGTGGCGGTCCTGACGACCGAGCTCGAGAGCCTGCGCGAGTCGCTGGAGCAGGTGGCCCGCGAGGCGTCGGGGCTGGCGGCGGTCCTGGCCCATGCCGCGAGGATCGAGGCGGAGATGGCCGACGACTCGTACGTCACGTTCGTGAACGGCCTGCTGGGCGTGGTCGGGGAGCCCGAGGTCGCCGCGGCGCTCGCCGCCGAGAGCGAGATGGTCGAGCGGTTCCTCGCCGAGCACCTGGGGCGCGGCCGCCGCGACGGCGACGTGCGCGAGGATGTGGATCTGGCGGACCTGGTGACGTGGGTCGGCTGGCTCGTGGACGGGGCGTCCCAGGGGGCCCTCCAGCGGCCGACGGGCGCGGCGTCGCCGCTGGCGGCGGCGATCCTGGCGCTCGTCGCGACACGCCCGGGAGTGCTCGAACCGGATTGA
- a CDS encoding ABC transporter permease: protein MWWYIGRRILQAIPVLLGSTFLIYAMVFAMPGDPIVALFGEKPVSEAVRSQIEQQYNLDKPFLVQWLLFLGNAAQGDLGVSFSGRPVSELLAETIPVTFKLALMALVIEGVLGIAAGFYAGLKRGKLFDSTMLVASLLVIAVPIFVFGFTMQLIFGVKLGWAPVTVGGDASWDRLIIPAFVLGLVSFAYVLRLTRTSVVENLTADHVRTARAKGLTDGQVNRRHVLRNSLIPVVTYLGADLGTLMAGAIVTEGIFNIPGLGNLAFRAIQQKEGPTIVSVVTVMVLIYVVMSLIVDLLYAWLDPRIRYA, encoded by the coding sequence ATGTGGTGGTACATCGGCCGGCGAATCCTGCAGGCCATCCCCGTGCTGCTCGGGTCCACGTTCCTGATCTACGCCATGGTCTTCGCCATGCCGGGAGATCCGATCGTGGCCCTGTTCGGCGAGAAGCCCGTCTCGGAAGCGGTTCGCTCCCAGATCGAGCAGCAGTACAACCTCGACAAGCCGTTCCTGGTGCAGTGGCTGCTGTTCCTGGGCAACGCCGCTCAGGGTGACCTCGGCGTCTCCTTCTCGGGACGTCCCGTCAGCGAGCTGCTCGCCGAGACGATCCCGGTGACCTTCAAGCTCGCGCTGATGGCGCTGGTCATCGAGGGCGTGCTCGGCATCGCCGCCGGCTTCTACGCCGGCCTCAAGCGCGGCAAGCTCTTCGACTCCACGATGCTCGTGGCCTCGCTGCTCGTCATCGCCGTCCCGATCTTCGTCTTCGGCTTCACGATGCAGCTGATCTTCGGTGTGAAGCTCGGCTGGGCACCGGTCACCGTCGGCGGAGACGCCAGCTGGGACCGCCTGATCATCCCGGCATTCGTGCTGGGACTCGTGTCCTTCGCGTACGTCCTACGCCTCACCCGCACCTCCGTGGTCGAGAACCTCACGGCCGACCACGTGCGCACCGCTCGCGCCAAGGGCCTCACCGACGGCCAGGTCAACCGCCGTCACGTCCTGCGCAACTCGCTCATCCCCGTCGTCACCTACCTCGGCGCCGATCTCGGCACGCTGATGGCCGGCGCGATCGTGACGGAGGGCATCTTCAACATCCCGGGCCTGGGCAACCTGGCCTTCCGCGCCATCCAGCAGAAGGAGGGCCCCACGATCGTCTCGGTCGTGACGGTGATGGTCCTCATCTACGTCGTCATGAGCCTCATCGTCGACCTTCTGTACGCCTGGCTCGACCCGAGGATCCGCTATGCCTGA
- a CDS encoding DNA polymerase Y family protein: MRTMVVWVPDWPALVQLADHVEAARGGAAEPSDALAVLEKGVVLACTPAARAQGVRRGMRRRDAQSRCPDLVVSDHRPEADAKAFEQVVTTLEELSPGVAPLRPGLCALTVPDRYYGGEPEAVAVMAEALVGLGVWDVRFGIADGVFVAELAARQAPAQDSVIVAAGGNVDFLRDLPVEVLDVPDPAGTSAPRLDLVTVLRRLGIRRVGEFAALAGSDVLARFGAHGALLHRWARGEEVRQISRRTPPAELTASVAFEPPLERADAVVFSARQTVEDFVRRLDRAGLVCATLRIEVDAEVAGEPRVSGRLWRHPRWFGSGDVLDRLRWQLSADPPGGPVAAVRCVPVEVEPLGEHAESLFGGGPDDQVERSVARVQALVGPEGVRSVGVQGGRGPSDRRLSAAWGERAVVQRPLDRPWPGSVPAPAPATVFAEPAPAQVVGAEGMPVSVSGRGGLSGRPARFRAGADLAWQPVAAWAGPWPVDEHWWDEASARRVARFQVVGVDGSAWLMVVENGRWWTEARYD, from the coding sequence ATGCGCACGATGGTGGTGTGGGTGCCCGACTGGCCCGCGCTGGTCCAGCTGGCCGACCACGTCGAGGCCGCCCGTGGGGGCGCGGCCGAGCCGTCCGACGCGTTGGCCGTCCTGGAGAAGGGCGTCGTGCTGGCCTGCACGCCGGCCGCCCGCGCGCAGGGGGTCCGGCGCGGGATGCGCCGTCGCGACGCGCAATCGCGCTGTCCCGACCTCGTGGTGAGCGACCACCGTCCCGAGGCCGACGCGAAGGCCTTCGAGCAGGTCGTCACCACGCTCGAGGAGCTCAGTCCCGGCGTGGCGCCGCTGCGCCCGGGCCTGTGCGCGCTCACCGTCCCCGACCGGTACTACGGCGGCGAGCCCGAGGCCGTCGCGGTGATGGCCGAGGCGCTCGTGGGCCTGGGCGTGTGGGACGTGCGGTTCGGCATCGCCGACGGGGTCTTCGTCGCCGAGCTGGCCGCCCGCCAGGCTCCCGCCCAGGACAGCGTGATCGTGGCGGCCGGCGGCAACGTCGACTTCCTGCGCGACCTGCCCGTCGAGGTGCTCGACGTGCCCGACCCGGCCGGCACGTCCGCGCCCAGACTCGACCTCGTCACGGTGCTGCGACGGCTGGGGATCCGTCGCGTGGGGGAGTTCGCGGCGCTGGCCGGCTCCGACGTGCTCGCGCGGTTCGGCGCGCACGGCGCGCTGCTGCACCGGTGGGCCCGCGGCGAGGAGGTCCGTCAGATCTCGCGGCGCACCCCGCCGGCCGAGCTGACGGCGTCGGTGGCGTTCGAGCCGCCGCTCGAGCGCGCCGACGCGGTGGTGTTCAGCGCCCGCCAGACCGTGGAGGACTTCGTCCGGCGGCTCGACCGCGCGGGGCTGGTGTGCGCCACGCTGCGGATCGAGGTCGACGCCGAGGTCGCGGGGGAGCCTCGGGTCTCCGGTCGGCTGTGGCGCCACCCTCGCTGGTTCGGCTCGGGCGACGTGCTCGACCGGCTGCGCTGGCAGCTGTCCGCCGACCCGCCCGGAGGTCCCGTGGCGGCGGTGCGGTGCGTCCCGGTCGAGGTCGAGCCCCTCGGCGAGCACGCCGAGAGCCTGTTCGGCGGCGGTCCCGACGACCAGGTCGAGCGGTCGGTGGCGCGCGTGCAGGCGCTCGTCGGGCCCGAGGGGGTCCGCTCGGTGGGGGTGCAGGGCGGTCGTGGTCCGTCCGACCGGCGGCTCTCCGCCGCGTGGGGCGAGCGTGCCGTCGTGCAGCGCCCGCTCGACCGGCCGTGGCCCGGCAGCGTGCCGGCGCCTGCGCCCGCCACGGTGTTCGCCGAGCCGGCGCCCGCCCAGGTCGTGGGCGCCGAGGGGATGCCGGTCAGCGTCAGCGGCCGCGGTGGGCTGTCGGGGCGACCCGCCCGCTTCCGGGCCGGTGCCGACCTGGCCTGGCAGCCCGTCGCGGCGTGGGCCGGTCCGTGGCCCGTGGACGAGCACTGGTGGGACGAGGCCTCCGCCCGTCGCGTCGCCCGCTTCCAGGTGGTCGGCGTCGACGGCAGCGCCTGGCTCATGGTCGTCGAGAACGGCCGCTGGTGGACCGAGGCCCGCTATGACTGA
- a CDS encoding ABC transporter permease has product MPEFPTDIPPKALPGQERFVAAVELTPLAETGSFDDSRSPESQWKEAWKRLRKNWIFWVSVVILTIVTIVVLFPQLFTDVDPTRADLSRSLEGPSEGHIAGFDKQGYDVFARTIYGARASVLVGVLCTIVVTVPGVIFGAMAGFFGGWSDTIISRVADVFFAIPLLLGALVGLSIINNLWPDRGYWGFILTVVFALAAFGWPQVLRISRGAVLEVKNLEFVDAARAIGKTRRANLWGHVVPNSLAPVIVLATVSLGVYIVAEATLSFLGLGLPTSIVSWGNDISAAQNQVRSGQRLGVMFWPASALALTSLGFILLGDAVSDALDPKSRNRA; this is encoded by the coding sequence ATGCCTGAGTTCCCCACCGACATTCCCCCGAAGGCCCTGCCGGGCCAGGAGCGCTTCGTCGCCGCCGTCGAGCTGACGCCGCTGGCCGAGACGGGCTCCTTCGACGACAGCCGCAGCCCCGAGAGCCAGTGGAAGGAGGCGTGGAAGCGCCTCCGCAAGAACTGGATCTTCTGGGTCTCGGTCGTCATCCTGACGATCGTCACGATCGTCGTGCTCTTCCCGCAGCTGTTCACCGACGTCGACCCGACCCGCGCCGACCTGAGCCGCAGCCTCGAGGGCCCCAGCGAAGGTCACATCGCCGGCTTCGACAAGCAGGGCTACGACGTCTTCGCCCGCACGATCTACGGCGCCCGCGCCTCGGTGCTGGTGGGCGTGCTGTGCACCATCGTGGTGACGGTCCCGGGCGTGATCTTCGGTGCCATGGCCGGCTTCTTCGGTGGCTGGTCCGACACGATCATCTCCCGCGTCGCCGACGTCTTCTTCGCGATCCCGCTGCTGCTGGGCGCGCTGGTCGGCCTGTCGATCATCAACAACCTGTGGCCCGACCGCGGCTACTGGGGCTTCATCCTCACGGTGGTGTTCGCCCTCGCGGCGTTCGGCTGGCCGCAGGTGCTGCGCATCTCGCGCGGTGCCGTGCTGGAGGTCAAGAACCTCGAGTTCGTCGATGCCGCCCGCGCGATCGGCAAGACCCGCCGGGCCAACCTGTGGGGGCACGTGGTGCCGAACTCCCTGGCGCCCGTGATCGTCCTGGCGACCGTGTCGCTGGGCGTCTACATCGTGGCCGAGGCGACGCTGTCGTTCCTGGGCCTGGGCCTGCCGACCAGCATCGTCTCGTGGGGCAACGACATCTCCGCGGCCCAGAACCAGGTGCGCTCCGGTCAGCGCCTCGGCGTCATGTTCTGGCCCGCCTCGGCGCTGGCACTGACCTCGCTGGGATTCATCCTGCTGGGCGACGCCGTGAGCGACGCCCTCGATCCGAAGTCGAGGAACCGCGCATGA
- a CDS encoding dipeptide ABC transporter ATP-binding protein produces the protein MTTPLLEVIDLDVAFRQGKEVIPAVRGANLTVYPGQTVAIVGESGSGKSTTAHAIIDLLPGTGHVTGGSILFDGKDVAKASKKDILALRGSRIGLVPQDPMSNLNPLVKVGKQIAEVLVANEVVKGSDVERRVVELLEEAGLPDAEQRAKQYPHEFSGGMRQRALIAMGLAARPKLLIADEPTSALDVTVQKQILDHLDQLTADLGTAVLLITHDLGLAAERADHLVVMYKGQVVESGPALEILQEPQHPYSKRLISSAPSLASQRLLSQQRAEVREHAQEAAEELAGEVAQTDPEFGSGTDIVLEAKHLTKVFNIPGSAPWRKNDFVAVDDVSFQLRRGTTTAIVGESGSGKSTVARMVLDLLEPTTGSVEFDGVDISTLRTKKQQLALRRQMQPVFQNPYASLDPQYTIFRAIEEPLLTHDIGTKAEREARVRDLLQKVSLPWTVARRFPNELSGGQRQRVAIARALALQPEVVILDEAVSALDVLVQAQILSLLADLQAELGLSYLFITHDLAVVRQIADDVLVMEKGKLVEHASVDEVYSNPKQAYTRRLLDAIPGGSIELSR, from the coding sequence ATGACGACACCGCTGCTGGAGGTCATCGACCTCGACGTCGCGTTCCGCCAGGGCAAGGAGGTCATCCCGGCCGTCCGTGGTGCGAACCTCACCGTCTACCCGGGCCAGACCGTCGCCATCGTGGGCGAGTCCGGATCGGGCAAGTCCACCACCGCGCACGCCATCATCGACCTGCTGCCCGGCACGGGCCATGTCACCGGCGGCTCGATCCTGTTCGACGGCAAGGACGTCGCGAAGGCGAGCAAGAAGGACATCCTGGCGCTGCGCGGCTCGCGCATCGGCCTGGTGCCCCAGGACCCGATGAGCAACCTGAACCCGCTCGTCAAGGTCGGCAAGCAGATCGCCGAGGTCCTCGTGGCCAACGAGGTGGTCAAGGGCTCCGACGTCGAGCGACGGGTCGTCGAGCTGCTGGAGGAGGCGGGTCTGCCCGACGCCGAGCAGCGCGCGAAGCAGTACCCGCACGAGTTCAGCGGCGGCATGCGCCAGCGTGCGCTCATCGCGATGGGCCTGGCCGCGCGGCCGAAGCTGCTCATCGCCGACGAGCCCACCAGCGCGCTCGACGTGACCGTCCAGAAGCAGATCCTGGACCACCTCGACCAGCTGACCGCCGATCTGGGCACCGCCGTGCTGCTGATCACCCACGACCTCGGCCTGGCCGCCGAGCGCGCCGACCACCTGGTCGTCATGTACAAGGGTCAGGTCGTCGAGTCGGGTCCGGCGCTGGAGATCCTCCAGGAGCCGCAGCACCCGTACTCCAAGCGCCTCATCTCCAGCGCTCCGTCGCTGGCCTCGCAGCGGCTGCTGTCGCAGCAGCGCGCCGAGGTCCGCGAGCACGCGCAGGAGGCCGCCGAGGAGCTGGCGGGGGAGGTCGCCCAGACCGATCCCGAGTTCGGCTCGGGCACCGACATCGTGCTGGAGGCCAAGCACCTCACGAAGGTCTTCAACATCCCCGGCTCGGCCCCGTGGCGCAAGAACGACTTCGTCGCCGTCGACGACGTGTCGTTCCAGCTGCGTCGCGGCACGACCACGGCGATCGTGGGCGAGTCCGGCTCGGGCAAGTCCACCGTCGCGCGGATGGTGCTCGACCTGCTCGAGCCCACCACGGGCTCGGTGGAGTTCGACGGCGTCGACATCTCCACCCTGCGCACCAAGAAGCAGCAGCTGGCCCTGCGCCGGCAGATGCAGCCGGTGTTCCAGAACCCGTACGCCTCGCTGGATCCGCAGTACACGATCTTCCGGGCGATCGAGGAGCCGCTGCTCACGCACGACATCGGCACGAAGGCCGAGCGCGAGGCGCGGGTCCGCGACCTGCTCCAGAAGGTCTCGCTGCCCTGGACGGTCGCGCGCCGGTTCCCCAACGAGCTGTCCGGCGGCCAGCGTCAGCGCGTCGCCATCGCGCGCGCCCTGGCCCTGCAGCCCGAGGTGGTCATCCTGGACGAGGCCGTCAGCGCGCTCGACGTGCTGGTCCAGGCGCAGATCCTGTCGCTGCTGGCCGACCTGCAGGCCGAGCTGGGCCTGTCGTACCTGTTCATCACCCACGACCTCGCCGTCGTGCGCCAGATCGCCGACGACGTGCTGGTGATGGAGAAGGGCAAGCTGGTCGAGCACGCCTCGGTCGACGAGGTCTACAGCAACCCCAAGCAGGCGTACACGCGCCGACTGCTCGACGCGATCCCCGGCGGGTCGATCGAGCTCTCGCGCTGA
- a CDS encoding error-prone DNA polymerase — protein sequence MGWNNPDISWRELEARLSGRWRDPAQPLPDGGDGPAFSRKRGAYEAAELPEAPGAVVPYAELHCHSNHSFLDGASHPEELVREAKALGLSALALTDHDGFSGAARFAEAAQLHGLRTVYGAELSLGLSGPQNGVPDPEGDHLLVLARGVEGYHALAAAITEANLAGTQKGQPVYDLRELAERGRDRWVVLTGCRKGWARREGIAGLRRLVDLFGAEHVVVELTDHGGPGDGPANDALAGWAADLGLPTVATGNVHAARLADARLAQAFAAVRARRSLAELDGWLAPPPFLRSGAEMAQRFARWPGSVARSVEIADACAFDLRKASPRLPKQEVPEGHTPMSWLRELVRRGADRLYADMRDEAEQRLQRELAVIEDKDFAGYFLIVHDIVAFARGRGILCQGRGSAANSAVCYALEITAVDSITYGLPFERFLSATRDEEPDIDVDFDSERREEVIQWVYEKYGRRNAAQVCNVISYRPKSAVRDMAKALGYSVGQQDAWSKRIDSWSSVRTDVPEAEAIPEPVVRLAEQAMKSPRHLGIHSGGMVLTERPVGEVVPIERARMENRTVLQWDKDDCAYMGLVKFDLLGLGMLGAIQHTFDIVEERVGERWTLATMPKEEQGVYDMLCRADSIGVFQVESRAQVGTLPRLRPRRFYELVIEIALIRPGPIQGGAVHPYIRRKLGEEPITYPHPVLEPVLERTLGVPLFQEQLMQIAMVLGGCTGDEADLLRRAMGSKRGVEKIDRLRDQLYRGMAEKGITGDLADDIYGRIQAFANFGFAESHAISFALLVYASSWLKLHHPAAFLAGLLRAQPMGFYSPQSLVADARRHGVEVRRPDIVRSGVHADLEPTGDRTGPSGRASCAQAQQPPVGEFDAAAAPDHADHRRDGHHAVRLGLTSVQGIGTADAERIVAARAERPFADMADVVRRCGLTRAQQEQLATAGAFDDFGLTRRQAIWNAGYTDGQDRLPGTAIVAPPPMLPGMSDVELTLADLESTKISPSEHPFEHLRPMLQEQGILAVGGLLHHEPDRRVRVAGLITHRQRPYTAGGVTFLNLEDETGMLNVVVFDAVWQRHRAVARSSAAVVIRGRLEHQQGAVNLVAETLERLIDPAVPRGHRSRDYR from the coding sequence ATGGGCTGGAACAACCCCGACATCTCGTGGCGCGAGCTGGAGGCGCGGCTCTCGGGGCGGTGGCGCGATCCCGCGCAGCCGCTGCCCGACGGCGGCGACGGGCCGGCGTTCTCGCGCAAGCGCGGCGCCTACGAGGCCGCCGAGCTGCCCGAGGCGCCCGGCGCGGTCGTGCCCTACGCCGAGCTGCACTGCCACAGCAACCACAGCTTCCTCGACGGCGCGAGCCACCCCGAGGAGCTCGTGCGCGAGGCGAAGGCGCTGGGCCTGTCGGCGCTCGCCCTGACCGACCACGACGGCTTCAGCGGCGCCGCCCGGTTCGCCGAGGCGGCCCAGCTGCACGGGCTCCGCACGGTCTACGGCGCCGAGCTGTCGCTGGGCCTGTCCGGCCCGCAGAACGGCGTCCCCGACCCCGAGGGCGACCACCTGCTCGTGCTGGCCCGCGGCGTCGAGGGCTACCACGCGCTGGCCGCGGCGATCACCGAGGCGAACCTCGCCGGCACCCAGAAGGGCCAGCCGGTCTACGACCTGCGCGAGCTCGCCGAGCGGGGCCGCGACCGGTGGGTCGTGCTCACCGGCTGCCGCAAGGGCTGGGCGCGCCGCGAGGGGATCGCGGGTCTGCGCCGCCTGGTCGACCTCTTCGGCGCCGAGCACGTCGTGGTCGAGCTGACCGACCACGGCGGGCCCGGCGACGGTCCCGCCAACGACGCGCTCGCCGGCTGGGCCGCCGACCTCGGCCTGCCCACCGTCGCCACCGGCAACGTCCACGCCGCCCGGCTGGCCGATGCCCGGCTGGCCCAGGCGTTCGCCGCGGTGCGGGCGCGCCGCAGCCTCGCCGAGCTCGACGGCTGGCTCGCGCCGCCGCCGTTCCTGCGCTCGGGCGCCGAGATGGCCCAGCGGTTCGCCCGCTGGCCCGGGTCGGTGGCGCGCTCGGTCGAGATCGCCGACGCCTGCGCCTTCGACCTGCGCAAGGCCTCGCCGCGGCTGCCCAAGCAGGAGGTCCCCGAGGGCCACACGCCGATGAGCTGGCTGCGCGAGCTCGTGCGCCGGGGCGCCGACCGGCTCTACGCCGACATGCGCGACGAGGCCGAGCAGCGGCTCCAGCGCGAGCTCGCCGTCATCGAGGACAAGGACTTCGCCGGCTACTTCCTCATCGTCCACGACATCGTCGCGTTCGCCCGCGGCCGCGGCATCCTGTGCCAGGGTCGCGGCTCGGCCGCGAACTCGGCGGTCTGCTACGCCCTCGAGATCACCGCGGTCGACTCGATCACCTACGGCCTGCCGTTCGAGCGCTTCCTGTCGGCCACCCGCGACGAGGAGCCCGACATCGACGTGGACTTCGACTCCGAACGGCGCGAGGAGGTGATCCAGTGGGTCTACGAGAAGTACGGCCGCCGCAACGCCGCCCAGGTCTGCAACGTCATCAGCTATCGCCCGAAGTCGGCGGTGCGCGACATGGCCAAGGCGCTGGGGTACTCCGTCGGCCAGCAGGACGCGTGGAGCAAGCGCATCGACTCGTGGTCCTCGGTCCGCACCGACGTCCCCGAGGCCGAGGCGATCCCCGAGCCGGTCGTGCGACTGGCCGAGCAGGCGATGAAGTCGCCGCGGCACCTGGGCATCCACTCCGGCGGCATGGTGCTCACCGAGCGCCCCGTCGGCGAGGTCGTGCCGATCGAGCGCGCCCGGATGGAGAACCGCACCGTGCTGCAGTGGGACAAGGACGACTGCGCCTACATGGGCCTGGTCAAGTTCGACCTGCTCGGCCTGGGCATGCTCGGCGCGATCCAGCACACCTTCGACATCGTCGAGGAGCGCGTCGGCGAGCGCTGGACCCTGGCCACGATGCCCAAGGAGGAGCAGGGCGTCTACGACATGCTGTGCCGCGCCGACTCGATCGGCGTGTTCCAGGTCGAGAGCCGCGCCCAGGTCGGCACGCTGCCACGGCTGCGACCGCGCCGGTTCTACGAGCTCGTCATCGAGATCGCACTGATCCGGCCCGGACCCATCCAGGGCGGCGCCGTGCACCCCTACATCCGGCGCAAGCTCGGCGAGGAGCCGATCACCTACCCGCACCCCGTGCTCGAGCCGGTGCTGGAGCGCACGCTGGGGGTCCCGCTGTTCCAGGAGCAGCTCATGCAGATCGCGATGGTCCTCGGTGGCTGCACGGGCGACGAGGCCGACCTGCTGCGCCGGGCGATGGGCTCCAAGCGCGGCGTCGAGAAGATCGACCGGCTGCGCGACCAGCTCTACCGGGGGATGGCCGAGAAGGGCATCACCGGCGACCTCGCCGACGACATCTACGGCCGGATCCAGGCGTTCGCGAACTTCGGGTTCGCCGAGAGCCACGCGATCAGCTTCGCGCTGCTGGTCTACGCCAGCAGCTGGCTCAAGCTGCACCACCCGGCCGCGTTCCTGGCCGGACTGCTGCGGGCGCAGCCGATGGGCTTCTACTCGCCGCAGTCGCTCGTGGCCGACGCGCGGCGCCACGGGGTCGAGGTGCGCCGACCCGACATCGTGCGGTCGGGCGTCCACGCCGACCTCGAGCCGACCGGCGACCGCACGGGCCCTTCGGGGCGGGCGTCCTGCGCGCAGGCCCAGCAGCCACCGGTGGGGGAGTTCGACGCCGCAGCGGCCCCCGACCACGCCGACCACCGTCGCGACGGCCACCACGCGGTGCGGCTGGGGCTGACCTCGGTGCAGGGCATCGGCACGGCCGACGCCGAGCGGATCGTGGCGGCGCGGGCGGAGCGGCCGTTCGCCGACATGGCCGACGTGGTGCGCCGCTGCGGCCTCACCCGTGCGCAGCAGGAGCAGCTGGCCACGGCGGGCGCCTTCGACGACTTCGGCCTGACCCGCCGCCAGGCGATCTGGAACGCGGGCTACACCGACGGCCAGGACCGGCTGCCCGGCACGGCCATCGTGGCGCCACCGCCGATGCTGCCGGGGATGAGCGACGTCGAGCTGACCCTGGCCGACCTCGAGTCCACGAAGATCTCGCCGAGCGAGCATCCGTTCGAGCACCTGCGCCCGATGCTGCAGGAGCAGGGGATCCTCGCCGTCGGGGGACTGCTGCACCACGAGCCCGATCGGCGGGTGCGGGTGGCGGGGCTCATCACGCACCGCCAGCGGCCGTACACCGCCGGCGGCGTCACCTTCCTCAACCTCGAGGACGAGACCGGGATGCTCAACGTGGTCGTGTTCGACGCGGTCTGGCAGCGGCACCGCGCCGTGGCGCGCTCCAGCGCCGCCGTGGTGATCCGGGGTCGTCTCGAGCACCAGCAGGGCGCGGTTAACCTGGTGGCCGAGACCCTCGAGCGCCTCATCGACCCCGCCGTCCCGCGCGGCCACCGCTCCCGCGACTACCGCTGA
- a CDS encoding CPBP family intramembrane glutamic endopeptidase: MGVGLAIAYAPMSLPPLGRAAGLSPGVDGPASSIVWNALAVTGLLAHVLVVERRPLASLGISRPRAKDLEWAMYLFGIAMTWQWVVLTLWPPPADDGTATLTAQPVAVVLALVVSAAVFEEILCRGYPIERLSELTGRRTIAFALTVPLFVAPHVAFFGLPWLWTAGAGTVAIYVLYAITRNLPACMLLHLGVNLPILIPTIGQRLAG; this comes from the coding sequence GTGGGAGTCGGGCTGGCCATCGCCTACGCCCCGATGTCGCTGCCCCCGCTGGGCCGCGCGGCCGGCCTCTCGCCGGGCGTCGACGGGCCCGCCTCGTCCATCGTCTGGAACGCGCTGGCCGTCACCGGCCTGCTCGCCCACGTCCTGGTCGTCGAGCGACGCCCGCTGGCCTCCCTCGGCATCTCGCGCCCGCGGGCCAAGGACCTCGAGTGGGCGATGTACCTGTTCGGGATCGCCATGACGTGGCAGTGGGTCGTCCTCACCCTCTGGCCACCACCGGCCGACGACGGCACGGCGACCCTCACGGCGCAGCCGGTCGCCGTCGTCCTGGCCCTCGTCGTCTCGGCCGCGGTCTTCGAGGAGATCCTGTGCCGCGGCTATCCGATCGAGCGACTCAGCGAGCTGACCGGACGGCGCACGATCGCCTTCGCGCTCACGGTCCCGCTGTTCGTGGCGCCCCACGTGGCCTTCTTCGGCCTGCCGTGGCTCTGGACCGCCGGCGCGGGCACGGTCGCGATCTACGTCCTCTACGCCATCACGCGCAACCTGCCCGCCTGCATGCTGCTGCACCTGGGCGTCAACCTGCCGATCCTGATCCCCACGATCGGCCAGCGGCTCGCCGGCTGA